In Rahnella aquatilis CIP 78.65 = ATCC 33071, one DNA window encodes the following:
- a CDS encoding phage holin, lambda family, with the protein MSNVPPGMLEETMKWIATYLPTLYAAGAALSISALMSLYDGQSLLKTATGSLVCGIVTLTVAGSLEYLGLPSNAVTFIGASIGFMGADKVRNKVTGFIETRIGGAKGNE; encoded by the coding sequence ATGAGCAACGTACCTCCGGGGATGCTGGAAGAAACAATGAAATGGATTGCTACATATTTGCCGACGCTTTACGCCGCAGGCGCAGCGCTGAGCATATCGGCGCTTATGAGTCTTTATGACGGTCAATCACTGCTGAAAACCGCCACCGGCTCACTGGTATGCGGAATCGTTACGCTGACAGTAGCGGGTTCGCTTGAGTATCTGGGCTTGCCATCGAATGCCGTTACCTTCATTGGGGCGTCAATCGGTTTTATGGGTGCGGACAAAGTGCGCAACAAAGTGACTGGCTTTATTGAAACCCGTATCGGGGGAGCGAAAGGAAATGAGTGA
- a CDS encoding tail protein X: MNVQAQQDDTVDELCWRYYGRTSGVTEAVHEANPGLCNSGPMLSAGQVVYLPELPPPTQRETVQLWD, encoded by the coding sequence ATGAACGTGCAGGCGCAGCAGGATGACACCGTTGATGAACTCTGCTGGCGGTATTACGGCAGGACGTCGGGAGTAACCGAAGCCGTACATGAAGCCAATCCGGGGCTGTGTAACAGCGGCCCGATGCTGAGTGCCGGGCAAGTCGTTTACCTCCCGGAATTACCACCACCAACCCAGCGGGAAACCGTACAGCTATGGGACTGA
- a CDS encoding M15 family metallopeptidase produces MSEFKFSQRSENNLKGVNADLVKVVRRAIQLSAIDFGVTEGLRSVERQKQLVAEGKSQTMNSRHISGHAVDVFAYPTPAGSWDWKYYQQISEAFKQAGKELNVPVEWGGDWTTLKDGPHFQLPYAAYPA; encoded by the coding sequence ATGAGTGAATTTAAATTTAGTCAGAGAAGTGAAAATAATCTGAAAGGTGTTAACGCTGACCTTGTGAAAGTCGTCCGCCGCGCCATTCAACTTTCTGCCATTGATTTTGGTGTTACCGAAGGGCTTCGCTCTGTAGAGCGACAAAAGCAACTTGTTGCTGAGGGGAAAAGCCAGACGATGAACAGCAGGCATATTTCAGGCCATGCGGTTGATGTGTTTGCGTATCCCACGCCGGCAGGTTCATGGGACTGGAAATATTACCAACAAATTTCCGAAGCCTTCAAACAGGCGGGCAAAGAGCTGAATGTTCCCGTTGAGTGGGGCGGTGACTGGACAACGCTGAAAGACGGCCCGCACTTTCAGCTTCCTTATGCGGCTTATCCTGCATGA
- the gpM gene encoding phage terminase small subunit, giving the protein MLTPAQKHFDRVMAERRSNRGATTADRTAYEQVLFRLRMDKADLSRIQSNAGKAKLKSERLPDYQPWIDGALAADTGQADEVITTVMIWAADAGDIAQALLIGQYVLRHKIPMPDQYKRTTATVLVEEICDPILAAFKANPAKASVSIDNINALNGITTHEDMPDQVRAKLFKVMGYTVRLNQDVESQQLARSHLQEAIKLNAKIGVARDIELLDRNIKKLTAANSGEGEGDALPVQPEAKTVPEKMPRTPAAQKPKNSQTKPAAKNKATRKTAKP; this is encoded by the coding sequence ATGTTAACACCAGCACAAAAACACTTTGATCGGGTGATGGCTGAGCGTCGCAGTAATCGCGGGGCTACTACCGCAGATAGAACAGCATATGAGCAGGTGCTTTTCCGCCTGCGCATGGATAAAGCCGACCTCAGCCGCATCCAGTCGAATGCCGGTAAGGCGAAGCTGAAAAGCGAGCGCCTGCCGGATTATCAGCCGTGGATTGATGGCGCACTGGCTGCTGATACGGGGCAGGCGGATGAAGTGATCACCACCGTAATGATCTGGGCGGCAGATGCCGGAGATATCGCGCAGGCGCTGCTGATAGGCCAGTACGTGCTGCGCCATAAAATCCCGATGCCAGACCAGTACAAGCGCACCACCGCCACGGTACTGGTTGAAGAGATCTGCGATCCCATCCTTGCCGCCTTCAAAGCGAACCCTGCTAAGGCGAGCGTGAGTATTGACAATATCAACGCGCTGAACGGCATCACCACACATGAAGATATGCCCGATCAGGTGAGGGCCAAGCTGTTTAAAGTCATGGGGTACACCGTGCGCCTTAATCAGGATGTTGAATCCCAGCAACTCGCCCGGTCGCATTTGCAGGAAGCTATCAAACTCAACGCAAAAATTGGCGTGGCGCGTGATATCGAACTGTTGGATCGCAATATCAAAAAGCTAACCGCAGCCAACAGCGGAGAAGGTGAGGGCGATGCGCTACCGGTACAGCCGGAAGCGAAAACCGTGCCGGAGAAAATGCCGCGCACTCCCGCAGCCCAAAAGCCGAAAAATAGCCAGACAAAACCGGCAGCAAAGAATAAGGCAACGCGGAAAACCGCGAAGCCATAA
- a CDS encoding terminase large subunit domain-containing protein, with protein MKQTSHDEPRIAAKVMYWQAYSITQIAKSIGVSTNTLYSWRRRDKWDESTALERVQDRMQVRLLRLTEKPDLTAHDFKTIDLLTRQLVRMEREERHSEEKGREKKQKNHFTEEQIGDLRALVLDSLYEHQKRWYKQRERRNRFILKSRQIGATWYFAREALLRALETGNNQIFLSASRAQAFQFKKFIQLLAAQVGVELKGGDAITLSNGATFYFLGTSTATAQSYTGDLYLDEAFWISNFLNLRKVAAGMATHEGLRRTYFSTPSSEEHEAYAFWTGDLFNKARPRAERVEIDISHKALKNGRQCGDGIWRQIVTIEDAVKLGFNRVKIETIKAENSPEDYDNLYRCRFVTVGERAFNYNAMIGCCVDGFNDDVWPDWNPFAPRPIGDRGVWVGYDPNGGSGNGDSAGLVVIVPPAVPGGKFRIIERVQLRGMEFEEQAKAIQALTERYNVQHIAIDATGIGDAVWQLVVKFFPLAVKYQYSAPLKRAMVLKALMLIRAGRLEVDAGMLDLVQSFMTVRKVQKGGVMTYVSDRKRGSNHGDLAWASMTALFNEPIGSESGGGSDSFVEEF; from the coding sequence ATGAAACAGACTTCACACGATGAGCCACGGATTGCCGCTAAGGTCATGTACTGGCAGGCATACAGCATCACGCAGATCGCCAAATCGATCGGCGTGAGTACCAACACGCTGTATTCATGGCGGCGCCGCGATAAGTGGGACGAATCCACAGCGCTGGAGCGCGTACAGGATCGGATGCAGGTGCGGTTATTACGTCTGACAGAGAAGCCAGACCTGACGGCGCATGACTTTAAAACCATCGACCTGTTAACGCGCCAACTGGTACGGATGGAGCGCGAAGAGCGCCACAGCGAAGAGAAAGGCCGCGAGAAGAAGCAAAAAAACCACTTTACCGAAGAGCAGATCGGGGATCTGCGCGCCCTGGTACTGGATTCGCTCTACGAACATCAAAAACGCTGGTACAAACAGCGCGAACGCCGCAACCGCTTTATTCTCAAATCGCGCCAGATTGGTGCCACCTGGTACTTTGCACGCGAGGCGCTGTTACGGGCACTGGAAACCGGCAACAACCAGATCTTTCTGTCAGCCAGCCGCGCCCAGGCGTTCCAGTTTAAGAAGTTCATCCAGCTACTGGCGGCGCAAGTAGGCGTTGAGCTGAAAGGCGGCGACGCAATCACCTTGAGCAACGGCGCAACGTTTTACTTTCTCGGCACCTCAACAGCGACGGCACAGAGCTACACCGGGGATCTGTATCTGGATGAAGCATTCTGGATCAGCAATTTCCTCAACCTGCGCAAAGTCGCGGCAGGCATGGCAACCCATGAAGGGCTGCGCCGCACCTACTTTTCCACGCCATCCAGTGAAGAGCATGAAGCATACGCATTCTGGACTGGCGACCTGTTCAACAAGGCAAGGCCCAGAGCGGAAAGGGTTGAGATAGACATCAGCCACAAGGCGCTGAAAAACGGCAGGCAGTGCGGGGATGGGATCTGGCGGCAAATTGTCACCATTGAAGATGCGGTAAAACTTGGCTTTAACCGGGTGAAGATCGAAACCATCAAGGCAGAAAACTCGCCAGAAGATTACGACAACCTATACCGCTGCCGCTTCGTCACCGTAGGGGAGCGGGCCTTTAACTACAACGCCATGATCGGCTGCTGCGTTGACGGTTTCAACGATGATGTTTGGCCCGACTGGAACCCGTTCGCGCCCAGACCAATAGGCGATCGCGGTGTATGGGTTGGCTACGACCCCAACGGGGGAAGCGGTAACGGTGACTCTGCCGGGCTGGTCGTCATAGTTCCGCCAGCGGTGCCGGGTGGCAAGTTCCGCATCATTGAACGCGTCCAGCTTCGTGGAATGGAGTTTGAGGAGCAAGCAAAAGCCATTCAGGCACTGACGGAGCGTTACAACGTCCAACACATCGCCATTGACGCCACGGGCATTGGTGATGCCGTCTGGCAATTGGTAGTCAAATTCTTCCCGCTTGCGGTGAAGTACCAGTATTCCGCCCCGCTCAAGCGCGCCATGGTACTTAAAGCGCTTATGCTGATCCGTGCCGGTCGTCTGGAAGTGGATGCGGGAATGCTGGATCTCGTCCAGTCATTTATGACGGTTCGCAAGGTGCAGAAAGGCGGCGTTATGACCTACGTTTCCGACCGCAAACGCGGCAGCAATCACGGCGATCTCGCCTGGGCATCAATGACAGCTTTGTTTAACGAGCCGATCGGCAGCGAAAGCGGCGGCGGTAGTGACAGTTTTGTAGAGGAGTTTTAA
- a CDS encoding replication endonuclease, with amino-acid sequence MIWAYPWNAPRLAISAYYDAPASDEITADEMPVHPLVDDHLTRLIKRSGIWKPSDKVSFAEQVRILEFREPDNTSLLLRHDYMSVIREQYFDDSRQWADSPAGIEQRLAEQPFFIREVYRQKIDWLRKNREERHINAFFMGTVKKALLRLEAVRAHQTARDASSSELVTYWRTRWTHLAEYSKREVLTAANQIASRVAEMFETECNALKATPATIKDDDLFWLYRHLGNEVFGLRVTPPLWRCTLDRLSVFSSILRITSPDWWGRKLWRMRCEWRENLFRAIGVIHKKRMPYVSFDALNQWQEQRRKNRDFFKAHELVDEDGNVASLENMVNASVSNPAIRRHELMARMEGVEFVAIDRGDEGVFLTITCPSRYHSNIHSGHQNPKWSHASPRQAQQYLCKVWGRATSALKRRGLRPYGFRVAEPHHDATPHWHALLFMPPDEVKETIEILRDYFTKEDRTELGRNTGARFKAKKMDPAKGSATAYVAKYISKNIDGYALAGELDDETGKPLKETAKYAMAWASQHCIRQFQPFGQPPVTVWRELRKLNNQLENIQKEAGTFKRGAQMLADPAMDAVLAAADVGCFASYITRQGGVLIPRELYTVRIAYEEAEEQNDYGENPKKIFGVFSPLLGEVSLICTRLVKWKIRIKQATKGDARSVSAVEASAFQDGPAVPWSSVNNSTGEQEIAKNEAVNAPPVDEIDSTLPPEIPDFDRMDDKARRALLRRLRNHPPERRNHQISSTTPRQKTKGEQSFTQAADELVSNLSKYAHSIGWELSPHVLRRLAAGHVVNIGGKFYQVDHCGNVRQSKPDYGTRARNLLQRFNSIRKLQHVN; translated from the coding sequence ATGATTTGGGCTTACCCTTGGAACGCGCCGCGCCTGGCAATTTCCGCCTATTATGACGCGCCTGCCTCTGATGAAATTACAGCGGATGAAATGCCAGTTCATCCGCTGGTTGACGATCATCTTACCCGCCTGATTAAGCGCTCAGGAATATGGAAACCCAGCGACAAAGTCAGCTTTGCAGAACAGGTGCGGATATTAGAATTTCGCGAACCTGACAATACCAGTTTGCTACTCCGTCATGACTATATGTCAGTGATTCGGGAGCAGTATTTTGATGACTCCAGGCAATGGGCTGACAGCCCTGCTGGTATTGAGCAGCGCCTTGCTGAACAGCCTTTTTTCATCCGTGAGGTATACCGGCAGAAAATCGATTGGCTGAGAAAAAATAGAGAAGAAAGACACATCAATGCCTTTTTCATGGGTACCGTGAAAAAGGCATTGCTGCGTCTGGAAGCCGTGCGCGCGCACCAGACTGCGCGTGATGCCAGCTCATCAGAACTGGTGACGTATTGGCGTACACGCTGGACGCATTTGGCGGAATACAGCAAACGCGAAGTGCTTACCGCCGCGAATCAGATCGCCAGCCGCGTGGCCGAAATGTTTGAAACTGAATGCAATGCCCTCAAGGCCACCCCGGCAACAATTAAAGATGATGATCTTTTCTGGCTCTATCGCCATCTTGGAAATGAGGTGTTTGGACTGCGAGTAACCCCACCGTTATGGCGTTGCACGCTTGATCGGCTCAGCGTGTTTTCTTCAATCCTGCGTATTACTTCACCTGATTGGTGGGGGCGGAAACTTTGGCGTATGCGCTGCGAATGGCGCGAAAACCTGTTTCGTGCCATCGGCGTGATCCATAAAAAGCGGATGCCTTATGTGAGTTTTGACGCCTTAAACCAGTGGCAGGAACAGCGCCGAAAAAACCGTGATTTCTTCAAGGCTCATGAATTGGTTGACGAAGATGGCAACGTGGCCTCACTGGAAAATATGGTGAATGCCAGCGTAAGCAATCCGGCGATCCGGCGCCATGAATTAATGGCCCGCATGGAAGGCGTTGAGTTCGTCGCTATAGATCGGGGGGATGAAGGGGTATTCCTTACCATCACCTGTCCATCCCGATATCACAGCAACATCCACAGCGGGCATCAAAACCCCAAATGGTCACACGCTTCACCGCGCCAGGCTCAGCAATATTTATGCAAAGTATGGGGCCGTGCTACGTCTGCATTAAAACGCCGTGGCCTTCGTCCGTATGGTTTCCGGGTTGCAGAGCCTCATCACGATGCAACGCCGCACTGGCACGCCCTGTTATTCATGCCGCCTGATGAGGTCAAAGAGACTATTGAGATCCTGCGCGATTACTTCACAAAAGAAGACCGCACAGAGCTGGGGCGGAATACCGGCGCGCGTTTTAAAGCCAAGAAAATGGACCCGGCGAAAGGCAGTGCTACCGCCTATGTTGCGAAGTACATCAGTAAAAATATTGATGGTTATGCGCTGGCCGGTGAACTGGATGATGAAACGGGGAAACCTTTAAAAGAAACCGCCAAATACGCTATGGCGTGGGCTTCTCAGCACTGTATCCGCCAGTTCCAGCCATTCGGTCAGCCACCGGTGACGGTGTGGCGTGAGCTGCGCAAGCTCAATAATCAGTTGGAAAACATCCAGAAAGAAGCCGGTACGTTCAAGCGCGGCGCTCAGATGCTCGCTGATCCAGCCATGGATGCTGTGCTTGCGGCTGCTGATGTGGGCTGTTTCGCCAGCTATATCACCAGGCAAGGCGGTGTATTGATACCGCGCGAACTATACACGGTACGGATCGCCTATGAAGAAGCCGAAGAACAAAACGACTACGGCGAAAACCCAAAAAAGATTTTCGGTGTTTTCTCTCCGCTTTTGGGGGAGGTTTCCCTTATCTGTACGCGCCTGGTTAAGTGGAAGATACGTATCAAACAAGCCACCAAAGGCGACGCGCGCAGCGTGTCAGCCGTGGAGGCTTCTGCATTTCAGGACGGCCCCGCCGTCCCTTGGAGTTCTGTCAATAACTCTACGGGAGAGCAAGAAATAGCCAAAAATGAGGCCGTTAACGCTCCCCCTGTTGATGAAATTGACAGCACATTACCGCCAGAAATCCCCGATTTTGACCGGATGGACGACAAAGCGCGGCGCGCGCTACTCCGCAGGTTGAGAAATCACCCGCCAGAACGGCGGAATCATCAAATATCGTCCACAACTCCGCGCCAAAAAACTAAAGGAGAACAGTCATTTACCCAGGCGGCGGACGAACTTGTTTCAAATCTCAGTAAATACGCCCACTCAATTGGTTGGGAGTTGTCTCCGCATGTCCTGCGCCGGTTGGCTGCTGGGCATGTTGTAAATATCGGAGGGAAGTTCTACCAGGTTGATCACTGTGGGAACGTCCGGCAGAGCAAACCTGATTACGGGACGCGCGCGCGAAACTTATTGCAGCGGTTTAACAGCATTAGAAAACTGCAGCACGTAAATTGA
- a CDS encoding GPO family capsid scaffolding protein: MPKSKPFRVAVEGATCDGRTLERQHIVQMAQRFNPTVYGARVNLEHLRGYSPNSDFRAYGDVISVKAEEITEEPLKGKMGLYVQVDATDDLVALKKSRQKIYHSIEVHPSFADTGEAYLMGLACTDSPASLGTEMMEFCAKNSVNPLSSRKHDQACFFTAAVESTMEFEDEQPPQDEGKNFFARIKALLGGTQQQFSQQNGENREAIEAIAESQGKLLDSTTQLSAAVKGKADATELESLRKDFKALEEKLKGQDAEQYNQRPAATGGDGQSTQHLADC, from the coding sequence ATGCCAAAGTCAAAACCATTTCGCGTTGCTGTCGAGGGTGCCACCTGCGACGGTCGGACGCTGGAGCGTCAGCACATTGTGCAGATGGCTCAACGCTTTAACCCAACCGTATACGGTGCCCGCGTCAATCTGGAGCACCTTCGGGGCTATTCGCCAAACAGTGATTTCCGTGCTTACGGTGATGTTATTTCCGTCAAGGCAGAGGAAATCACTGAGGAACCGCTGAAAGGCAAAATGGGCCTGTATGTGCAGGTTGATGCCACTGATGATCTGGTTGCCCTCAAAAAAAGCCGCCAGAAGATTTATCACAGTATTGAAGTGCATCCCTCTTTTGCTGATACCGGCGAAGCCTATTTGATGGGACTGGCCTGCACCGATAGCCCTGCCAGCCTGGGCACGGAAATGATGGAGTTTTGTGCCAAAAACTCCGTTAACCCGCTGTCATCACGCAAGCACGATCAGGCGTGTTTCTTCACCGCCGCCGTGGAATCCACGATGGAATTTGAAGATGAACAGCCGCCGCAGGATGAAGGCAAAAACTTCTTTGCCCGTATTAAGGCGTTGCTGGGTGGTACGCAACAGCAGTTTAGCCAGCAGAACGGTGAAAACCGTGAGGCCATCGAGGCGATTGCTGAGAGCCAGGGCAAGCTGCTGGACAGTACAACCCAGCTTTCTGCTGCGGTGAAAGGTAAGGCTGACGCCACCGAACTGGAAAGCCTGCGTAAAGACTTCAAAGCGCTGGAAGAGAAACTGAAAGGTCAGGACGCCGAGCAGTACAACCAGCGCCCGGCTGCTACTGGCGGCGATGGTCAATCAACTCAACATCTGGCTGATTGCTGA
- a CDS encoding head completion/stabilization protein encodes MSLVATEPVRPPSEPAPDDGGAKVESLPFWPVIVLADLRRAMRLDGQVTTDRLMSRTIEAVAHVNDQLFLWRQVQIDAGYLTLAEIPADPVNGESVKVWRYKNAVWSLTKALLIEGYRDIDTTSKGDDHAQALSTQIDTLWRDVRWSIRDIQNEDRGLAELC; translated from the coding sequence ATGAGCCTGGTCGCCACTGAACCAGTAAGACCGCCATCAGAACCCGCGCCGGACGATGGCGGCGCAAAGGTTGAAAGCCTGCCTTTCTGGCCCGTCATTGTGTTGGCTGATCTTCGCCGCGCTATGCGCCTTGACGGCCAGGTGACGACCGATCGCCTTATGTCCCGCACCATTGAGGCAGTGGCCCACGTCAACGATCAGCTTTTTCTGTGGCGCCAGGTTCAGATTGATGCCGGTTATCTGACTCTGGCGGAGATCCCCGCCGATCCGGTGAATGGCGAATCGGTGAAGGTCTGGCGCTATAAAAATGCTGTCTGGTCACTGACCAAAGCCCTGCTGATTGAGGGGTATCGCGATATTGATACCACCAGTAAAGGGGATGACCACGCGCAGGCGCTCAGTACCCAGATAGATACGCTCTGGCGTGATGTGCGCTGGTCAATTCGCGATATACAGAATGAAGATCGCGGCCTTGCGGAGCTGTGCTGA
- a CDS encoding DUF2514 family protein: MILDWLRRHWRGLLVALILSSAFLSGSWFGARQANAEWSLKWKQRDANDATALAKRQAEARAEEQHRQGEIDAIEKRAEGQIAQAAADADRARAVSDGLHDEAAKLAARLAASERARRAASASEGTAGTTGSELLAELFRRADQRAGELAATADQARIRGLTCEAAYDALAGAKAVEK; encoded by the coding sequence ATGATTCTGGACTGGCTCAGGCGACACTGGCGCGGCCTTCTGGTTGCGCTAATTCTGAGTAGTGCCTTCCTTTCTGGTTCGTGGTTTGGTGCCCGCCAGGCTAACGCAGAGTGGTCACTGAAATGGAAACAGCGAGATGCAAACGACGCTACCGCGCTGGCAAAGCGGCAAGCAGAAGCCAGAGCCGAAGAACAACACCGACAGGGTGAAATAGATGCGATTGAGAAAAGGGCTGAGGGGCAGATTGCTCAGGCCGCTGCTGATGCTGATCGTGCTCGCGCTGTTTCTGACGGGCTGCATGATGAAGCCGCAAAACTCGCCGCCAGACTGGCAGCAAGTGAGCGCGCCCGCCGTGCCGCATCTGCCAGCGAAGGCACGGCAGGCACCACCGGCAGCGAACTGCTTGCCGAGCTGTTCCGCCGTGCTGACCAGCGAGCGGGAGAACTGGCGGCAACTGCTGATCAGGCAAGGATCAGAGGGCTGACCTGTGAGGCGGCTTATGATGCGTTGGCAGGGGCCAAAGCGGTGGAGAAATAA
- a CDS encoding phage major capsid protein, P2 family gives MRNTTRDLFDKYIQRQAELNHISPAHITKAYSIDPSVEQTLEDKVQQSSEMLKLINIYGVNDQNGEKIGLGVSGPISSTNNSTTDRRQPTNLAALDSNKYTCNKVNADTFTPYTQLDAWAKFQDFQKRLSNQIIKRIALDRIMIGFNGTSYAEKSDRAANPLLQDCGVGWLQQYRTNAAQRVMKDVTVTSRDDTNQVVAKGDYGNYDSIVFDAVNSLMDEWYKDSPDLVVITGRNLTVNRSFPIINAVSTNNPNSEALAGQLIASRKTIGNLPSFIAPFFPDGSMFITSWENLSIYWQEGGHRRRIVEEPEYNRVSTYSSSNDAYVIEDYGYGCLIEGITAAEPDPAA, from the coding sequence ATGCGCAATACAACCCGCGATTTGTTTGATAAGTACATTCAGCGACAGGCTGAACTCAACCACATCAGCCCTGCCCACATCACCAAGGCGTACAGCATTGATCCGAGCGTTGAACAGACGCTTGAGGACAAGGTCCAGCAGTCGTCTGAGATGCTTAAGTTAATCAATATTTACGGCGTCAACGATCAGAACGGTGAAAAAATTGGGTTGGGCGTAAGCGGCCCGATTTCCAGTACTAACAATTCCACCACCGATCGCCGTCAACCTACCAATCTGGCGGCGCTGGATTCGAATAAGTACACCTGTAACAAGGTGAACGCCGATACCTTTACGCCGTATACGCAGCTTGATGCCTGGGCAAAATTCCAGGACTTTCAGAAGCGCCTTAGCAATCAGATCATCAAGCGCATTGCGCTCGATCGCATCATGATCGGCTTTAACGGTACCAGTTACGCGGAAAAATCAGACCGTGCCGCCAATCCATTGTTGCAGGATTGCGGTGTTGGCTGGCTCCAGCAGTACCGTACTAATGCAGCTCAGCGCGTGATGAAAGATGTCACTGTGACCAGTCGTGATGACACCAACCAGGTGGTTGCCAAAGGTGATTACGGTAACTATGACTCAATCGTTTTTGATGCGGTCAATTCGCTTATGGATGAGTGGTACAAGGATTCGCCTGATCTGGTGGTGATCACCGGGCGTAATCTGACGGTTAACCGTTCATTCCCAATCATCAACGCCGTAAGCACCAATAACCCGAACTCCGAAGCACTTGCCGGGCAGTTGATTGCGTCGCGTAAAACGATCGGCAACCTGCCGTCATTCATTGCGCCGTTTTTCCCCGACGGCAGCATGTTTATTACCTCCTGGGAAAACCTGTCCATTTACTGGCAGGAAGGTGGACACCGTCGCCGCATCGTTGAGGAGCCGGAATATAACCGCGTCTCAACGTACAGCTCTTCTAATGATGCTTACGTCATTGAAGACTACGGCTATGGCTGTCTGATCGAAGGCATCACCGCCGCCGAACCAGACCCGGCAGCATAA
- a CDS encoding phage portal protein, with protein MSRKKQKFQAKPQPTASEQTAGIESFSFGDPIAITDRSMLRDCMECADNGIYFEPPISPYGIARMFDSTAYHQSPLVFKRNVITSCYVPHPLLSRQEMSAWVLDYLVFGNNYMEVRRNMLGEPITLKHAQAKYTRRGSDLKKEQYWFITRRDADYPFKPGSICQIKNPSIHQEIYGAPEYMASLQSAMLNNEATIFRRNYYINGSHAGVIVYLTDPIANNKDVESLKNSLKDARGGGAFKNLFVYAAGGKKDGLQIMPFSQIAAKDEFTGIKDATRDDMLAAHRVPPQLMGVMPGNAGGFGDVEKAARVFSINELTPIQESLKELNDWLGIEVIRFNPYALATPSTAA; from the coding sequence GTGAGCCGCAAAAAGCAAAAGTTTCAGGCCAAACCGCAGCCGACTGCCAGCGAACAAACCGCAGGCATTGAGTCGTTCAGCTTTGGCGACCCCATTGCCATCACCGATCGAAGCATGTTACGCGATTGCATGGAGTGCGCTGATAACGGCATATATTTCGAACCGCCGATCAGCCCCTACGGCATCGCCCGGATGTTTGATTCCACCGCCTATCATCAGTCACCGCTGGTCTTTAAGCGCAATGTGATCACATCGTGCTATGTTCCCCACCCGTTACTAAGCAGGCAGGAGATGAGCGCCTGGGTGCTTGATTACCTGGTGTTTGGCAACAATTACATGGAAGTACGCCGCAACATGCTGGGCGAGCCTATTACCCTGAAACACGCACAAGCAAAATACACCCGGCGCGGCAGCGATCTTAAGAAAGAACAATATTGGTTTATAACCCGTCGCGATGCGGATTACCCCTTCAAGCCCGGCAGCATCTGCCAGATAAAAAACCCCAGCATTCACCAGGAGATCTACGGTGCGCCGGAATATATGGCCTCACTCCAAAGTGCCATGCTCAACAATGAAGCCACCATATTCCGCCGTAACTACTACATTAACGGCAGTCATGCCGGGGTTATCGTTTATCTGACTGACCCGATCGCCAACAACAAAGACGTTGAGAGCCTTAAAAATTCATTGAAGGACGCACGCGGCGGGGGCGCATTTAAAAACCTGTTTGTTTACGCTGCGGGCGGGAAAAAAGACGGCCTGCAGATCATGCCGTTCAGCCAGATAGCAGCTAAGGATGAGTTTACCGGCATCAAGGATGCAACGCGGGATGATATGCTTGCCGCGCATCGCGTTCCGCCTCAACTGATGGGGGTGATGCCAGGCAACGCTGGGGGGTTTGGTGACGTTGAGAAAGCCGCCCGCGTCTTCTCCATCAATGAACTGACGCCGATACAAGAGAGTCTGAAAGAGCTGAATGACTGGTTGGGCATTGAGGTGATCCGTTTTAACCCTTACGCCCTGGCAACCCCATCAACAGCCGCCTGA